A genomic segment from Asterias amurensis chromosome 6, ASM3211899v1 encodes:
- the LOC139939191 gene encoding alpha-(1,3)-fucosyltransferase 4-like — MAMPVTRRFCAILSLVALAASVAVYFVIFGSVAHLKMSARMKTGDIMMINADSASRRHSKKVTNQRVIDRSQAKVKQYNVLIFGESRTMSQNIGFLEKDSSSGQWQYNGTCYNHKTNLRIVMGSHVKDFIDQDVTILNMDENKLRNNLEMLQTMTIDPVQAWIFYGREPLIRMRWRTPGLGILPLHGIWSHYNNSEVLMKYGYTVPGKPMMRMNVSIDYWSQGKTKLVSWMARNCWETFWPRSAFVKELQKHIPVDVYGACGTLECLPRLSKECQKRLQAYKFYLALESAECDDYTTEKFWETALMNNVVPVVHGAQRECYSREAPPGSYIYVGDFPSIKALADYLILLNNEPDLYAKYFQWQYQVSIREPKQIRSPLHFELFCSIIPFIDKVKEQKLLKRPLSSFQYFSSCRNLKGKDETFRPYTKTRIAQWDPERW, encoded by the exons ATGGCGATGCCTGTAACAAGACGCTTCTGTGCG ATATTATCATTGGTCGCCTTAGCCGCCTCAGTCGCCGTGTACTTTGTCATATTTGGCTCAGTGGCTCATCTCAAAATGTCAGCCAGAATGAAGACTGGCGACATCATGATGATAAACGCAGATAGTGCATCAAGGAGACACTCCAAAAAGGTTACTAATCAAAGGGTGATCGATCGCAGCCAGGCAAAAGTCAAACAGTATAATGTCCTGATATTTGGTGAGAGCCGAACTATGTCACAGAATATAGGATTCCTTGAGAAAGATAGTTCCAGCGGACAGTGGCAGTACAATGGAACATGCTACAATCATAAAACAAACTTGAGAATAGTGATGGGCAGCCACGTGAAAGATTTTATCGACCAAGATGTGACAATTTTGAACATGGATGAAAACAAATTGCGGAACAACCTGGAGATGCTGCAAACCATGACGATTGATCCGGTGCAAGCGTGGATTTTTTACGGGAGGGAGCCTCTGATAAGAATGAGGTGGCGGACCCCTGGCCTCGGTATCTTGCCTCTGCATGGGATATGGTCCCACTACAACAACTCTGAAGTTCTAATGAAGTATGGTTACACTGTGCCCGGTAAACCGATGATGCGGATGAACGTCTCGATTGACTATTGGTCACAGGGAAAGACAAAGCTTGTTTCTTGGATGGCGCGAAATTGCTGGGAAACATTTTGGCCCAGAAGCGCTTTCGTCAAGGAACTTCAAAAACACATTCCGGTTGACGTGTATGGTGCTTGTGGAACCCTGGAATGCTTGCCAAGACTATCGAAAGAGTGCCAAAAGCGTCTTCAAGCGTACAAATTTTACTTGGCGTTGGAGAGTGCCGAATGTGATGATTACACCACGGAGAAATTCTGGGAGACGGCACTTATGAATAACGTCGTTCCCGTCGTCCACGGTGCGCAGAGGGAGTGCTACAGTCGAGAGGCACCGCCGGGATCTTACATCTATGTCGGTGACTTCCCCTCTATCAAAGCCCTCGCTGATTACCTGATTCTTCTCAATAACGAACCTGACTTGTACGCCAAGTACTTCCAGTGGCAGTACCAAGTGAGCATCAGGGAGCCCAAACAAATCAGATCTCCTCTGCATTTTGAGCTGTTCTGTAGCATTATACCCTTCATAGACAAAGTGAAGGAACAGAAATTACTCAAAAGGCCGCTTTCTTCATTCCAGTACTTTTCATCTTGTAGAAATCTGAAGGGGAAAGATGAAACATTCAGACCCTATACGAAAACTCGTATCGCACAGTGGGATCCTGAGAGATGGTGA